From the genome of Ptychodera flava strain L36383 chromosome 20, AS_Pfla_20210202, whole genome shotgun sequence, one region includes:
- the LOC139119879 gene encoding large ribosomal subunit protein mL43-like: protein MTSRSQPSAFLRSVLQNGVGRYICQLKRITFQFCKHSGQSRGVRDYIENDLVDFARKNPGVVVYVQPHQKYAQPTLVAEYLNGNLRKVEALKMSKDEIKTKVELLRAQSGLDVVRMRKPMHTDNPTIQGLWNPFTNKASHLNIETFPTKNPTWKYAERKPTLRLEEPNEDNTSNN from the exons ATGACGTCTaggtcccaaccaagcgctttTCTTCGAAGCGTCCTACAAAATGGCGTTGGTAGATATATTTGTCAACTTAAAAggataacatttcaattttgcaagCACAGCGGGCAAAGTCGAGGTGTAAG GGACTACATTGAAAATGACCTCGTAGACTTCGCAAGGAAGAATCCTGGCGTTGTGGTTTATGTTCAACCTCATCAAAAGTATGCTCAGCCGACACTAGTTGCAGAGTATT taaatggTAACCTTAGGAAGGTAGAAGCACTGAAAATGTCCAAAGATGAGATCAAGACAAAAGTGGAGCTGCTTCGAGCCCAGTCAGGTTTGGATGTTGTCAGGATGCGAAAGCCAATGCATACGGACAATCCCACTATACAGGGACTGTGGAATCCATTCACTAACAAAGCGTCACATCTTAACATAGAGACATTTCCAACAAAGAATCCAACATGGAAATATGCAGAGAGAAAACCTACACTGAGATTAGAAGAACCAAACGAAGACAACACAAGTAATAATTAG
- the LOC139120603 gene encoding protein PML-like — protein MTGYDVVGLSPGKHTLSLGLSRDRVLKRRREIISSKTYKKRRLELKSARQSCQSAQEVREGSTYSTSIGLNADASDINEIPAAVEAPEMKSLTGGEEYIYFDLETTGLGTSAHITQIAAVKGACSFDVYVIPKKPITKEASSVTGIKMDGGKMMHNGKEVAAVTITKALQDFLSFLDSSKNVILVGHNAKIFDSRVLFTAARACGMVAEMHKCIYGFLDTLPMFRAVLPGRQSYKQQSLFEEIIGGSYAAHDALADVKALQCLTNKVNPSQTDLENFTFTVDFVEKTLEHFRMKKENLSTLQSLNGVLSKSMLERIARSGLKFNHLKLAHKRDRNHSLRFLFSEKLPSGKPRITKKNSIIKKINDFFRMFV, from the exons ATGACAG GTTATGACGTTGTTGGCCTGTCACCAGGGAAACACACCCTTTCCCTTGGCCTAAGTCGTGACAGAGTTCTAAAGCGTAGACGGGAAATAATCTCATCAAAGACATATAAGAAACGCAGATTGGAGCTAAAATCAGCACGTCAGTCGTGTCAGTCAGCACAGGAGGTACGAGAAGGCTCAACCTATTCAACAAGTATTGGTCTGAATGCAG ATGCATCTGATATCAATGAAATACCAGCTGCAGTTGAGGCACCTGAAATGAAGAGTTTGACTGGAGGTGAAGAGTATATCTACTTTGACCTGGAAACAACTGGTTTAG GCACATCAGCACACATAACACAGATTGCTGCAGTGAAAGGAGCATGTAGTTTTGATGTGTATGTGATACCGAAGAAACCTATTACCAAAGAGGCATCATCCGTGACTGGGATAAAGATGGATGGGGGCAAGATGATGCACAATGGCAAAGAAGTGGCTGCTGTTACTATCACAAAAGCTCTGCAggattttttgtcatttcttgatAGTAGCAAAAACGTGATTCTTGTTGGTCACAATGCTAAAATATTTGACAGCAGAGTACTGTTTACAGCTGCAAGGGCATGTGGTATGGTAGCAGAAATGCATAAATGTATTTATGGATTTCTTGATACTTTACCCATGTTCAGAGCTGTATTGCCAGGTAGACAAAGCTACAAACAACAATCACTGTTTGAGGAGATTATTGGCGGGTCATATGCTGCTCATGATGCTTTGGCAGATGTAAAGGCTCTGCAGTGTCTCACAAATAAAGTTAACCCATCACAAACAGATCTAGAAAACTTTACCTTTACTGTGGACTTTGTTGAGAAAACACTAGAACATTttagaatgaaaaaagaaaacttgtcTACTCTTCAATCTTTGAACGGAGTTCTAAGTAAAAGTATGCTGGAAAGAATAGCCAGAAGTGGGCTTAAATTTAACCACTTAAAACTAGCACACAAAAGGGACAGAAATCATAGCCTTCGgtttttattttcagaaaaacttCCAAGTGGAAAACCAAGGATAACCaagaaaaattcaataattaagaaaataaatgatttttttagaatGTTTGTGTAG